Genomic segment of Mastomys coucha isolate ucsf_1 unplaced genomic scaffold, UCSF_Mcou_1 pScaffold5, whole genome shotgun sequence:
GAGTTGCGTGCTGGCCTACTGTGAAGGCTACAGTCATTTTCTGTAGGCAGACACCAAGCTCTGATGGATAGCTGAGTGAGCAGAGCTAGGACTCCAGCATGCAgaccaaggcagagagaggctcaGATCTCTCAGCTCCCAGACCGTGACGCTGACCACGGCCCTGTTTGCACTGCAGGAATGCGGACCTGGCTTTCCACACTTGGCAGTCCCTACTGATAACTCCTAAAGTGTCAGAGGATGGCAGACTAGGTTTATCAGGTTTCAGCCTGGAAGACTAAGTAGGCAGGTGAGGAGGGACCTACGAGAGCCATACCCAGATGGACTGAGTTTGGGGCCCAAGGAGTGGGAGGAGTACAGAAGAGAGGATGGTGACTTCCAGAATATCtacagaaggaaggacaggacatgtgtaacaaaagaaaaagctaaaGGGTCCCCCCAGGTACCTGGGCCATCCCACTGAGCAGGGCCTGGGCGTTTCTCCCGCTGCCTCAGAGTCTCCAGTCCTAACAGGTCAGGTGGATGACAGTGCCCTCGCATCACAGTCACCTGCCTGCCCTGAGTGATGGCTCGGCTTCGGCAGCCCATGCGTGCCTGGTCCCGGCAGGTCCAGTACACCTTCTCACCGGCCACTTTCTCCCGTCTGTAGAGGAAGGACTCATACACCAGGAAGTTGCCCCCTAGGGGGGTCTTTAGGAACTCTGGGCCTCCTGCAGGGAACAGGACAGGCAGTAAGGGCTGGGAGCAGAGGACTCACATTAAGAAGAAGGCTGGCCATCCCCCTCCCAAACTGAGGCAACcaactctggccagcaagcccctagACAGAAGACTCACTGGGGTCCACATCCTGGTCCTCCTCGGGGGATTCCTGCAAGGATTCCTGCTGCTTCTTTGCTCGTTTTCTGGACCTGGACCTGGACctggacttggacttggacttggacttggacttggacttggacttggacttggacttggaccTGGACCTACTGAGAGTCAGTGTGCCCTGCCCTCTGCGATAGAACAAGCTGTCCACTCCTTGCAGCAGAGAGTCCTCGATGTCATCGCAATCCTCCAAGTCCCCAGCCCCAATTCGCCttgcctgtattttctttatggtCTTCTCCTGCTGTCGCCGGGCCTGCAAGCCTTCCATGTCAGGTGAGTGGCAATGGCTGCGCATCACTGTCACACGCTGGCCCTGTGTGATGGCTCGGCTACGACAGCCATGGACTGCATGTTCCCGACAGGTCCAGTACACCTTGCTTCCTACTGTCTTCTCCCGCTTGTAGAGAAAGGACTGGTGCACCAGGAAGGTACCCCCATAGCATGTCTTCAGGAACTCAAGAGGCCGATACCGCACTGGAGGAAGGACCCAGGAAAGTCACCACACGAAGGGCAAGAGTCCGGGGTCCCAGGAGGAACCGCCATGTACTTCCCTCCCAGATGTTGACATATTTCCCTGAGCTGGGCATGTGTGAAGCCCAGGCCATTCCCACCAAGCCACCCAAGAGGAATAAGGGTTCCCTCTCCAAGTCAATGAGACTCAGTTCACAGTTCACATCACAATGGGAGGAGCCAAGCAGGGCTCTGGCTCAGCTTATATTCTGGGTCACTCTTGTCCATATTTTTCTAGGCTTTGTCTAAAAATTTTtgtctagttttatgttttaCAGGGCATAGAATTAGGCCTATGGCTTCCAGTATGcagggcaagtgctctaccactaagcaaCATCCCTAGCCTCTCCTTTTGAATAATGAAGGCACAGCTTCAAATAATCTTAACAGACACTCACTGAAAAGAAGCTCCCCTCCCACCAGTGCAGCCGTCAGACCCTCAGATCCTTGTGGGTCAGGAGACACTGAGTTTCCTGAAGCCACACCTACTTACTCTACGAGCATACGCACGCCACCTCTCACCTAGCTAGGCAGTGCAGCATACAACACCATTACTAGCAACCCACAACCTGCTTCAGGTTCCAGAATCCACAACAAGCTCCAGAGATCCCAGACCTCATGTGAATTCTGAAGCTCTTTACCTGTGGGGCTGAATTTGAACCTGGGACTCAAAGCCAAACCTTGCTCCCAGGAACCCTGTCCAAACTTTATTCCAGAATCACAAAAGCCTGCCTATTGGTATGCAGAGTTCTGGGCCCCACAACAGGCTCTGCTGCAATGGATCCCCAGACCACAGAGCCGTCTGGCCTATGGACGAATAGTGACATGGATGCATTTATACTTTTTTGACTCTGAGCACATTTTGAGAACCCATTGGAAACCCCACATTTTTCTTTGGGCATGAAGGCTCTTTTCTGAGGGCTCTTTCCTACCCCAAGTGAGGGGAGGACGTGTACTCACCCACTCCTGGTGTGGGGCGCTTCTTCGGAGGCAGGCTCTGCAGTGCCAGGGATCGGTacccctgctcctgctcctcctctgggGTTTCGGTGCTGGGCTGAGGGGTGGGTTCTGGCTCCACAGGGTACAGCCATAGGCTCACCCCGTCTTCGTGGCCCTCAGCGCCCTCAGGCAGGGCTGAGGGGGGCAGCTTTGTCTTCTGGCGCCTTTTCCTTTCCAGGCCCTCCTTCTCAGGTGGGTGACAGTGGTCCCGCATCTCTGTGACTCGAAAGCCACGGGTGATGGCCCGTCCCCGGCAGCTTAGCTCTGAGTGCTGGCGGCATTTCCAGTACACCTTGTCCCCCACAGCCTTCTCTTGCTTGTACAGGAATGACTTGTGCACCAGAAGGCGGCCCCCAAATGGGGTCTTCAGGAACTCCAGGGGCTGGGGGGGCACTGGGGACAGGAAAAGTCTGGATTAGCTTCTCTAGAGGCTCAAAGATCAAGGTCAGGGTCCCGTGAGCAGAATGCTTTATTGGGCTCCTCACTGCCAGGCAAGCCCAGGTTCTAAAAGATGCTTTTGTGGTAAGGGAAGGGATGTAAGTTTAGAGAATTCTGCGTATAGCTGCAGTTCTCATCGGCCTGGGAGAACAGGCCTGGTCCCAGGACACTGAATGTGCTTACAGTCTAAGAGGCTCATGTGGGAGGAAGAGTGGGGTATCCAGAAGCACCCTTGGATGTGGATGCAAACGGGTATGTAGGTCGACAGATTTGGCAGAGCCAGGATAGCAGGGCTAGGGAATCTCACCTGCATCTACTCTACTACGTTTCCGGTGAATTATCCGTCCTTGCTTCTTGGCCGGTGCGACCTGGGGGATATTGTTAGGTAGGGTGGCAGTGCCAGATGTCTCCTGAGACGTGACATCTGTCAGCTTGGGTCTCTCTTTATCCCTAGGCGGGACCAGATTGGAGGACTCTTGAGGCTTCCTAGCTCCAAGAGATGGCCCCTGGCCAGCTCTCACACTCTCACAGTCCTGCTCACTGGGCTCAGGCAGGGGCATCCTGGGACCCAGAGCATGGCCCTCAAGGCCAccttcagtcctctggaagatggGTCTCTCTTCCACTCCTCTTCCTAGGCCAGAATGTGGGAGTCCAGAGCCTCCGTCCTAAGACAAGAGCAAGGCAGTCAGTGGAGGAGGCCCTGGGCCTGGGGCTCTAATGAATGGACCAGGGGTAGAGCTTGGGGGATATGGAACTTGCTTGGTGCCATGGGATTGAGAGGTTGGGGTGGAAAGGGACCTGATATAAGCAGGAGCCCTGAGCCAATGCACTATCAGTACCTTTCCTGACAGCCCCATCCAAACCTCCCTGTACATTATTAGTAAACTTACTGCACAGTGACTAACTGCTAAGTTACTGAGTTTTTACCTTAGAAGCCTCATCAATGTCTAGCACAGACCCCTTCCAGCATCAGTATTGGAAAGTGACCATCTAATAGGAGAGAGGAACTGAAACTTGATGTGCCTGAGAATGAAGAGGCCAAAATCCCACTGTACCTGCTCAGATGCCTGGGTGCCTACCTGGGCTGCCTTTGGCCTTATGCCCTTTACCTCAATGCTGGGCACCTGTCTCAAAGACAGTGAGTACTAGTTCTTTGCATGTCAGAAGGTCAAAGTCTAGCTAGCCCCAGGGAAATGTGACCCTCTGGGCTCTCACAGCTTATCTTTGACCTACTCTGGAGGCCTCAGCTCAGCCTCGAGTGACCTTGCAATTGCTGTTCTTGGTATTGCCCTGGCTGGCCAGGGGCAGGGTTCCAGGCCTCCAGTCTGGACAAAGACGGTCAGATCTGGAGTAGCAGCCCAGGGTGGGCTGACCTTCTTGTATCTCGGAAACAAATGAGTAGTAAAGAGTTAGCAAGGCGTCTCCCCTTTCAGTAAGAACCACTAAACAAGACTGCAGCACTCCACACATTTTAgagtctctaatttttttttttttttaaaaaaacacttagtggtacacacctttaattccagcattcaggaggcagaggcattcaaatttctgagttccaggctagccaagactacatagtgataccctgtttaaaagaaaaattaaagatttatttttattagttactgggggacttttgtttttgtttttgagacaggtctcactacgTATTTCTGGCTGTCATGGCACTATgcagatcaagctggccttgaactcaagattagccttgcctctacctccctagtatTAGTATTAAAGGctatgccactatgcccagcagataatttgtgtgtgtgtgtgtgtgtgtgtgtgtgtgtgtgtgtgtgtgtgtgtgtggtcagattccctggaactctagttacaggtggttgtgatccactgATATGGGTGTAGGAAATCAGACTTCTGTATTCTGAAAGAGCAtttcaatgctcttaaccaccaagtcatctccagccattattcattcattttacatatatgtgtatgtatgtgcacttttggatcctttgcaagaacagtgagCTCTCTGTCCCGCTGACCATCCCTCTGCATTCCTCCAGGCCCattttacttgtatgtgtatgtatgtgcgcctTTGGATCTGCTCTCTTAGCCCCTCTGAGCACCCCCCCCATCCCTCCAGACCCATGTTACCTTCTTGACTGGTACCCACAAGTTATCTGGGTCCATTGCCTCCTGGTCCCCTATTTCTGCCTCATGGATCCCTGGTCTAGGAGCCTGAATCAGCTTTCCAAAGGCATCTCTACTACCCAACAAGACAACTGTGGCCTAAGGCTGGAAGAGCACTGGATCCCCAATAGCCTCTTCCAGGTGGTGTTGCCTGTTGGTCAGACCCAGCATAACAGTGGCCAATCAGGAGCCCAGTCCAGTCCCAGAGACGCCAATGCTTGCCCTTCCCATGGGATGCTAAGGACCTGGGACCTATGCAAAGACCCCTTAGGTATTTTTGCGGCTTTGCCTACCAGATGTACATACCACCCTTCAGTTCCCATGTTGCTTAGGCCCAGGAATCAACTGACTTCACCCTTCCCTTGGGAGGTGAGTATCCAAGACTCATTTGCACTCTGCCTTGTATCTTTGCCTCTAAACTCAAGAAAGCCCACCCACCAGGGCCAGGCTCCCTGACTGCCACCTCCACAGAAGCCTTGCAGACACCTGTGCTGGCATGACTCGCTGCAAGCCAGATCCTGTGggtccctctgcctcctcagtcaAGGCTGGTGTGGGACAGGAGAAGCCCGCATTCTCTGAGGGCTGTTCCCTGAATCTGAGAGCAGGCTGTATGCACCTCTCAACAAAGCTTCTGCTTATCATGCTTCCAAGACTTACCATCCCAAAAGATTCAAAGAAGttcccataaaatagaaagattcCAGCACGATGAAAAGGCTAGTCTCTGCAATCGACTAGATCTAGATTTGAGGGACTATGCCCACTTTCACCCTTTAAAGGGCTTGGGGTTCCAGCCTGTGTTATGATCCCAAGTTCCTCCACTCAGGTATTTAAGCAACTAGATATGGTGACTAACCCTAGCATACACTAAAACTCTAGAGTGCCATCATACATAAACAATAAATCCCACCTTCACGTGTAAAGgacaaacaacatcaacaac
This window contains:
- the LOC116077519 gene encoding FLYWCH-type zinc finger-containing protein 1 isoform X1 encodes the protein MPLPEPSEQDCESVRAGQGPSLGARKPQESSNLVPPRDKERPKLTDVTSQETSGTATLPNNIPQVAPAKKQGRIIHRKRSRVDAVPPQPLEFLKTPFGGRLLVHKSFLYKQEKAVGDKVYWKCRQHSELSCRGRAITRGFRVTEMRDHCHPPEKEGLERKRRQKTKLPPSALPEGAEGHEDGVSLWLYPVEPEPTPQPSTETPEEEQEQGYRSLALQSLPPKKRPTPGVVRYRPLEFLKTCYGGTFLVHQSFLYKREKTVGSKVYWTCREHAVHGCRSRAITQGQRVTVMRSHCHSPDMEGLQARRQQEKTIKKIQARRIGAGDLEDCDDIEDSLLQGVDSLFYRRGQGTLTLSRSRSKSKSKSKSKSKSKSKSKSRSRSRSRKRAKKQQESLQESPEEDQDVDPRGPEFLKTPLGGNFLVYESFLYRREKVAGEKVYWTCRDQARMGCRSRAITQGRQVTVMRGHCHPPDLLGLETLRQREKRPGPAQWDGPEGPEFLKTPLGGSFLVYESFLYRREKATGDKVYWTCRDQARMGCRSRAITQGQRVMVMRRHCHPPDMGGLEALRQRENFPNLTHWEGPEPLQPLEFLRTSLGGRFLVYESFLYRKEKAAGEKVYWMCRDQARLGCRSRAITQGRRVMVMRSHCHPPDLAGLEALRQREKAPSAAKKKKKKKKKKGKSKSKN